GGTTGTGCACTAGAACCTCAAAAATGAAAAATCCCATATTAGGTCTTTTGTGCTCTTTTTTCTCAACCAGCTTACGTGTAATGTGAATGGTGTCGCCGAACTTTACAGCGCCTGAGAACCTCCAGTCCTCAAGTCCCATAAAAGCGATTGTTGCCAGACGGGGCATTGTAAACCATAGCCCTGAAGCAACGCTAAGAACGCATAGCCCGTGAGCTACCCTGCCCTTAAAGACGGTTTTCTGGGCAAACTCCTCGTCTATATGCATGTTGTTAAAATCTCCGGACAGCCTGCAGCGTCCGAAAATACTTCTCCACATACTCAGTGACCTGAGAGTGGGCCTGAAAGACATATTTTATCAGCCGGCGTGGCAGACTCCTCCG
This is a stretch of genomic DNA from Thermodesulfobacteriota bacterium. It encodes these proteins:
- a CDS encoding MaoC/PaaZ C-terminal domain-containing protein, with the translated sequence MWRSIFGRCRLSGDFNNMHIDEEFAQKTVFKGRVAHGLCVLSVASGLWFTMPRLATIAFMGLEDWRFSGAVKFGDTIHITRKLVEKKEHKRPNMGFFIFEVLVHNQAGDVVQKGKWVILVQRREEG